A stretch of Coxiella endosymbiont of Amblyomma sculptum DNA encodes these proteins:
- a CDS encoding iron-sulfur cluster insertion protein ErpA — MDNLARTLPQSVLFFTDAAARKAQELIDEEKNPNLNLRVFITGGGCSGFRYSFVFDEVINSDDFVIKKIILQSSQELQKVQLQKQLQKKEERKERKENDERNNKEENGNGENSFCQQTKLVNLLIDPISLQYLEGAEIDYREDVSGAQFIIRNPNAKSTCGCGSSFAI; from the coding sequence GTGGATAATTTAGCGCGGACGTTGCCTCAATCCGTTCTGTTCTTTACTGACGCTGCAGCTCGTAAGGCGCAGGAATTGATTGATGAAGAAAAAAACCCCAATCTCAACTTACGTGTCTTTATTACAGGCGGTGGTTGTTCTGGTTTTCGGTACAGCTTTGTCTTTGACGAAGTTATAAATTCCGACGATTTTGTTATCAAGAAGATTATTTTGCAGTCTTCGCAAGAATTACAAAAAGTTCAGTTACAAAAGCAATTACAAAAAAAAGAAGAACGAAAAGAACGAAAAGAAAACGACGAAAGGAATAACAAAGAAGAAAATGGGAATGGAGAGAATAGTTTCTGTCAGCAGACAAAGTTAGTGAATCTACTGATTGATCCTATAAGTCTTCAGTATCTTGAAGGTGCCGAAATCGATTATCGTGAAGATGTTAGCGGGGCACAATTTATAATTCGCAATCCAAATGCCAAATCGACTTGTGGTTGTGGATCTTCTTTTGCGATATGA
- a CDS encoding rubredoxin, producing MKKYVCLLCGFVYEEEKGWSEDGISPGTEWENISENWVCPECGAGKSDFEMI from the coding sequence GTGAAGAAATATGTATGCTTGCTGTGTGGTTTCGTCTACGAAGAAGAAAAAGGGTGGTCTGAGGACGGAATTTCTCCCGGAACGGAATGGGAAAATATATCTGAGAATTGGGTTTGTCCCGAGTGCGGTGCGGGAAAATCAGACTTTGAGATGATATAA
- a CDS encoding shikimate kinase, whose product MKKTKRKQDYKIYSSTNIYLIGPMGSGKTSIGKQLSDLTKKFFYDSDVEIEKHTGMNIPEIFEREGEDRFRKQEVETIVSLCKFNNIILSTGGGSVLVDTNRHHLSKNGIVVYLMITAEIQIKRLSLDKNNRPLFTQYNSKEKILKLNKERESLYKNTANLTYSVDNSTGPRQTAIQILMDINKKIHRFCV is encoded by the coding sequence ATGAAAAAAACAAAGAGAAAGCAAGATTACAAAATTTATAGTTCTACTAATATTTATCTTATCGGTCCTATGGGATCTGGAAAAACTAGTATAGGAAAACAACTTTCCGATTTAACCAAAAAATTTTTTTACGATTCGGATGTTGAAATTGAAAAACACACAGGTATGAACATTCCAGAGATTTTTGAACGGGAAGGAGAAGATCGATTTCGCAAACAAGAAGTTGAGACGATTGTTTCATTATGTAAATTTAATAACATCATTCTATCTACAGGAGGTGGCTCTGTATTAGTCGATACCAACCGCCACCATCTATCCAAAAACGGTATCGTTGTCTATTTAATGATTACAGCGGAGATACAAATAAAACGTCTTTCTCTAGATAAGAACAATCGTCCTTTATTTACTCAATACAATTCGAAAGAGAAAATTCTGAAACTTAATAAAGAACGGGAATCTTTATACAAAAATACAGCAAATCTTACTTATTCGGTGGACAATAGCACAGGACCTCGACAAACAGCCATCCAAATTTTAATGGATATTAATAAAAAAATTCACAGATTCTGTGTATGA
- a CDS encoding class I SAM-dependent methyltransferase — MINIAIVCLDKSRQKYAESLATELKLSLVSFSSNHCPVLLVVTPTRLELRLTDSKSFVGPVYVDFLNGVLRHRRLFGGGRNQLIARAIGLKTHYNPIVLDLTAGLSRDAFILADLGCKVTMLERNPIISTLLKEGLYNATKTVEWFRTLQLELIESEAQNYLLTTKRSYEVIYIDPMYPIRKKSALSKKEMRILRYIVGRDEDSPRLLKIALKKAKRRVVVKRPSLAPKLANLEPTYSYKGRSSRFDIYLIR; from the coding sequence ATGATTAACATTGCTATCGTCTGCTTAGACAAATCTCGTCAGAAATACGCAGAATCGCTTGCTACAGAATTAAAATTGTCACTGGTATCGTTTTCTAGTAATCATTGCCCTGTATTATTGGTTGTCACTCCTACTCGTCTTGAATTGCGTTTAACAGATTCCAAATCTTTTGTTGGTCCAGTGTATGTGGATTTTCTCAATGGAGTGTTAAGGCATCGGAGATTATTCGGTGGTGGTCGAAATCAATTAATCGCACGCGCTATTGGTCTAAAAACTCATTACAATCCGATTGTATTGGATTTGACAGCAGGACTAAGTCGAGATGCTTTTATACTAGCTGATCTTGGATGTAAAGTGACTATGCTTGAACGAAATCCAATTATCTCCACTTTACTAAAAGAAGGCTTATACAATGCAACGAAAACAGTCGAATGGTTTAGAACACTTCAACTAGAATTAATTGAATCGGAAGCACAAAATTATCTTTTAACGACGAAACGTTCTTACGAAGTTATTTATATAGATCCTATGTATCCGATTAGAAAAAAATCCGCTCTTTCCAAAAAAGAGATGCGCATCCTGCGATATATAGTTGGAAGGGACGAAGATTCACCTCGATTGCTAAAAATAGCTCTAAAGAAAGCAAAGCGGCGAGTAGTCGTTAAACGACCAAGCCTAGCGCCCAAATTGGCGAATTTAGAACCCACCTATTCTTATAAGGGTAGGAGCAGTCGGTTCGATATTTACCTGATTCGCTGA
- the aroB gene encoding 3-dehydroquinate synthase → MKTDCIFVNTKESCYPIYIGVNLLKDEILLRQYIKNCRIMIVTNGIVAPLYLTPLKVVFHDLQCEHYLLPDGEQFKNIRYWKKILNMLIIGNYPRDSTLIALGGGIVGDLTGFVAACYQRGIDFVQLPTTLLAQVDASIGGKTAINHPYGKNLIGTFHHPKAVVIDLHTLHTLPSREFNSGISEIVKSALICDKGFFIDLEKNITYLLRRDLSYLQIVVKRACKIKIDIINSDEKEKTGIRTLLNLGHTFGHAIEHLFGYGYWLHGEAVALGLVLSAQLSCYLGIIESYEVMRICELLQRIPLPTQLPKGIFRYSLDSLLISMRRDKKMTKYRIRLVLLERIGHAIISDQIDENVLRAFFINLSRT, encoded by the coding sequence ATGAAGACTGACTGTATTTTTGTCAATACGAAAGAATCTTGTTATCCAATCTATATCGGAGTAAATCTTTTGAAAGATGAGATCCTTCTTCGACAATACATCAAAAATTGTCGGATAATGATCGTAACTAATGGTATTGTGGCACCGCTATACCTTACACCACTAAAAGTTGTTTTTCATGATCTCCAATGTGAACATTACTTATTGCCTGATGGAGAGCAATTCAAAAATATTAGATACTGGAAAAAGATCCTGAACATGTTGATAATAGGCAATTACCCCCGAGACTCTACTTTAATCGCCTTAGGCGGTGGCATTGTAGGCGATTTGACAGGATTTGTTGCAGCATGCTATCAGAGAGGAATAGATTTTGTTCAACTACCAACAACCCTTCTTGCTCAAGTTGATGCTTCTATTGGTGGGAAAACCGCTATAAATCATCCGTATGGAAAAAATCTTATTGGAACATTTCATCACCCTAAAGCGGTGGTTATCGATTTGCATACGTTGCATACTTTACCTTCACGAGAATTCAATTCTGGAATCTCCGAGATTGTCAAATCCGCTCTTATCTGCGATAAAGGATTTTTTATTGATCTTGAAAAAAATATTACCTACTTATTAAGACGAGATCTCAGTTACTTACAGATTGTTGTTAAACGCGCTTGTAAAATTAAAATCGATATTATAAATTCCGACGAAAAAGAGAAAACCGGTATACGCACTCTCCTAAATTTAGGCCATACTTTTGGCCATGCTATTGAACATCTCTTTGGTTATGGGTATTGGCTTCATGGAGAAGCTGTAGCACTCGGTTTGGTACTATCAGCCCAATTGTCCTGCTACTTAGGAATTATTGAATCTTATGAAGTAATGCGCATTTGTGAATTGTTACAACGAATTCCCCTGCCTACCCAATTACCTAAGGGGATTTTTCGATACTCCCTAGATTCTTTATTGATTTCTATGCGTAGGGACAAAAAAATGACAAAGTATCGAATACGTCTGGTATTATTAGAGCGTATTGGACATGCGATCATCTCGGATCAGATCGACGAAAATGTTTTAAGGGCATTTTTCATCAACCTATCCCGTACATAG